From Tachypleus tridentatus isolate NWPU-2018 chromosome 8, ASM421037v1, whole genome shotgun sequence, a single genomic window includes:
- the LOC143223715 gene encoding amine sulfotransferase-like — protein MKKPQNEIVPVYQVINGRKYPRVLPRHILLDALNYTPEKGDIFIASYPKSGMTWMQHIVLLILNKGRQHQDHMDFIRKTPFLDAMGSQAVREMPKPGPIKTHFPFHLVPYSSEAKYIYVARNPKDNCVSYFHHHLMFPMYRFQNGTFNTFFELFVTGETISGDYFDNLMSWYPHRGDHNVLFVTYEEMKSSLREVVLKVAGFLHEEYLEMLKTDEDLLQKILYYTSFDYMKKTVNKDLENFFKTNPLKFFMGSTPPGLRAGILNAIRLGDLKTPDKPNFVRKGIVGDWKNYMTEDQSKRLNEKFLKITRETDLPQLWKEHMQLT, from the coding sequence ATGAAAAAGCCACAAAATGAAATTGTTCCTGTTTACCAAGTTATTAATGGCCGTAAATACCCACGCGTCTTGCCAAGACATATCTTATTAGATGCCTTGAACTACACTCCAGAGAAAGGTGACATCTTTATTGCCTCCTATCCAAAAAGTGGAATGACCTGGATGCAGCACATCGTATTGCTGATTTTAAACAAGGGGAGACAGCACCAAGATCACATGGACTTTATCCGCAAGACTCCGTTTTTAGATGCTATGGGCTCACAAGCTGTTAGAGAAATGCCGAAACCAGGCCCGATAAAAACCCATTTTCCATTTCACTTGGTCCCATATTCTTCAGAAGCTAAATATATTTACGTAGCCAGAAACCCTAAGGATAATTGTGTCTCTTACTTCCACCATCATCTAATGTTTCCTATGTACAGGTTCCAGAATGGGACTTTCAACACGTTTTTCGAGCTGTTTGTAACAGGTGAGACGATCTCGGGAGACTATTTTGATAATCTGATGTCTTGGTACCCACACCGGGGCGACCATAACGTGCTGTTTGTAACTTATGAGGAAATGAAGTCTAGCTTACGTGAGGTAGTACTTAAGGTAGCAGGGTTCTTACATGAAGAGTATTTAGAAATGCTAAAAACTGACGAGGACCTATTGCAAAAGATTTTGTATTACACCAGCTTTGATTATATGAAAAAAACGGTCAACAAGGACTTGGAAAACTTCTTCAAAACAAATCCTCTAAAATTCTTTATGGGGTCGACACCCCCAGGTCTTCGTGCTGGTATTCTTAATGCCATTCGCTTGGGTGACCTGAAGACTCCTGACAAACCGAACTTCGTAAGAAAAGGTATTGTTGGCGATTGGAAGAATTATATGACAGAAGATCAGTCAAAACGGTTAAATgaaaagttcttaaaaataaCTCGAGAAACAGACCTTCCACAATTATGGAAGGAACACATGCAACTTACCTGA